A single window of Tachyglossus aculeatus isolate mTacAcu1 unplaced genomic scaffold, mTacAcu1.pri scaffold_118_arrow_ctg1, whole genome shotgun sequence DNA harbors:
- the LOC119922684 gene encoding olfactory receptor 14A16-like, with translation MVNHTAMKEFLLLGFSEVRELQLVQAALFLLVYLVALMGNLLIVVVTALDQRLHTPMYFFLRNLSVLDLCYISVTVPKSIHNSLTDRRSISFLGCATQVFSVVLFATSEVFLLTAMSYDRYAAICFPLRYEVIMGRGGCRKMTAASWLSGGLNGGIHTAVTFSLLFCDTNAIRQFFCDIPSLIRLSCSRRYIDEIAVLGLSVFLCLGCFVCIVVSYARILRAVLRMPAAEGRAKAFSTCLPHLVVVILFLSTSFSAHLKPPSDTPSTLDLLLSVFYTVVPPTLNPLIYSLRNRDMKAALGRALRWKFVTYNGMPLVCSKVEHQH, from the coding sequence atggtcAACCACACGGCgatgaaggaattcctcctgctgggattctcggaggtccgggagctgcagctggtccaggccgcactgttcctccttgtctacctggtggctctgatggggaatctcctcatcgtcgtcgtcaccgccctcgaccagcgcctccacacccccatgtacttcttcctcaggaacctgtccgtcctcgacctctgctacatctctgtcaccgtccccaaatccatccacaactccctgacagaCCGTAGAtctatttccttcctgggctgtgccacccaggtcttctcggtggtcctgtttgccacctcagaggtgttcctcctcacggcgatgtcctatgaccgctacgccgccatctgcttccccctgcgctacgaggtcatcatgggccGAGGAGGCTGTAGGAAGATgaccgccgcctcatggctcagcggggggctgaaCGGAGGTATCCACACCgccgtgactttctccctcctcttctgtgacaccaacgccatccgtcagttcttctgcgacatcccttccctcatccggCTTTCCTGTTCCAGAAGATACATTGACGAGATCGCCGTTCTGGGACTCAGCgtgtttctgtgcctcggttgtttCGTCTGCATCGTCGTCTCATATGCGCGCATCTtgcgggctgtgctgaggatgccagccgccgagggccgggccaaagccttctccacctgcctgcctcacctcgtcgtcgtcatttTGTTTCTCTCTACCTCCTTCTCTGCCCATCTCAAACCTCCCTCAGACACGCCTTCGACgttggacctgctgttgtccgtgttctacaccgtggtgccccccaccctgaaccccctcatctacagcctgaggaaccgggacatgaaggccgctctGGGGAGAGCCCTGAGGTGGAAATTTGTCACGTATAATGGAATGCCTCTAGTCTGTTCAAAAGTGGAACATCAGCATTGA